One genomic region from Candidatus Neomarinimicrobiota bacterium encodes:
- a CDS encoding radical SAM protein, translated as MGKVIKEIYSKSILSRTGIGGIDFVINPYVGCSHGCRYCYARFMKRITNHKENWGDFVDVKINAPELLNYSRVDLEGKTITLSSVTDPYQAIEKRYCITRKILEALSSKKPILEILTKSSLILRDVELIKKFDDATVVFSISIDDERLRCQLEPSHLTFESRINALKMIRKNKIHTVLFISPIIPAVTNWKRIIENTKYFVDEFWFENLNPYPSIRNNIKFFIKKNFPELLGLYEELFCGFTNYWELLYDEIDSYCRKNRLNFEIYFHY; from the coding sequence ATGGGAAAAGTAATTAAAGAGATATATAGCAAATCAATATTGAGCAGAACAGGTATAGGTGGGATAGATTTTGTGATCAATCCCTATGTGGGCTGTAGTCATGGATGCAGGTATTGCTATGCACGTTTTATGAAAAGAATTACAAACCATAAAGAAAACTGGGGTGATTTTGTTGATGTGAAAATTAATGCTCCAGAACTTTTAAATTACAGTAGAGTTGATTTGGAAGGAAAAACAATTACATTGAGTTCTGTTACTGATCCATATCAAGCTATTGAGAAAAGATATTGTATAACGAGGAAAATTTTGGAAGCTCTTTCTTCTAAAAAACCAATTCTTGAAATATTGACAAAATCTTCACTCATTTTGAGGGATGTTGAATTAATTAAAAAATTTGATGATGCAACAGTTGTGTTTTCAATCTCAATAGATGATGAAAGATTGAGATGTCAACTTGAACCATCGCATTTGACTTTTGAATCGAGAATAAATGCCTTAAAAATGATTCGTAAAAATAAAATTCACACTGTGTTATTTATTTCTCCAATTATCCCCGCAGTTACAAACTGGAAACGAATAATAGAAAATACAAAATATTTTGTTGATGAATTCTGGTTTGAAAATCTGAACCCCTACCCATCAATTAGAAACAATATTAAGTTCTTTATAAAGAAAAATTTTCCAGAATTATTGGGACTGTATGAAGAGCTTTTTTGTGGGTTTACAAATTACTGGGAACTATTGTATGATGAGATAGATAGCTATTGCAGAAAAAATAGGCTTAATTTTGAAATATACTTTCATTATTAA